A portion of the Caenorhabditis elegans chromosome III genome contains these proteins:
- the grwd-1 gene encoding Glutamate-rich WD repeat-containing protein 1 (Confirmed by transcript evidence): MSGENDVEMHDEDPVEDIDESEEEVDETDDEDEEVPENQRQAYIPGLSRPLKKGEELDFDPSAYKLFHSFNSDWPCLSFDVVKDGLGENRTQFPAECYIVSGTQADKPRDNEIIVMGLKNLTTMRKEKENKGDDSDTSEDESEDEDAEEEKKREPKMHAVSIPHYGGINRIRSDRLGDSTVCACWSDQGRVQVWNITDALNYTHGMSGESKTEVQKIDRPLFTNNGSGKEGYGLAWSSLKTGDLATGDIIKKIYLWQMKEGGQWAVGANPLTGHKKSVEDLAWSPTETGLLASCSADGSIKLWDTRSAPKDACVCTVQKAHESDVNVISWNRHENLIVSGGDDGELKIWSLKTIQFGQPVALFKYHNSPITSVDWHPHETTTFMASGEDDQTTIWDIATEADGQTNIEGVPPQLMFVHMGQNEVKEVHWHQQIPGLAINTSIDGFNVFKTINI; this comes from the exons ATGTCCGGTGAAAATGACGTTGAAATGCATGATGAGGATCCAGTGGAGGATATAGACGAGTCTGAAGAGGAAGTTGATGAAACTGATGATGAAGACGAGGAAGTACCGGAGAATCAGAGACAA GCTTACATTCCAGGCCTCAGCCGGCCattgaaaaaaggagaagaattGGATTTTGACCCTAGTGCTTACAAACTATTTCATAGTTTCAATTCTG ATTGGCCATGCTTGTCGTTTGACGTTGTTAAAGATGGTTTGGGCGAGAACAGAACACAATTCCCTGCCGAATGTTATATTGTCAGTGGAACTCAAGCCGATAAGCCAAGGGATAACGAAATCATTGTGATGGGATTGAAGAATCTTACAACGATGAGG aaagaaaaagaaaacaaaggcGACGACAGTGACACCTCTGAAGACGAATCCGAAGATGAAGATGCcgaagaagagaagaaaagaGAACCAAAAATGCACGCTGTTTCGATTCCTCACTATGGTGGTATTAACCGAATTCGTTCCGATCGTCTTGGTGACAGTACTGTATGTGCTTGCTGGAGTGATCAAGGACGTGTCCAGGTGTGGAATATCACTGATGCATTGAATTATACTCATGGAATGAGCGGAGAGTCGAAGACTGAAGTGCAAAAGATCGATCGACCCTTGTTCACGAATAATGGATCTGGAAAAGAAGGATATGGACTTGCTTGGTCTTCATTAAAAACTGGAGACTTGGCTACTGGTGATATCATCAAAAAGATTTATTTGTGGCAAATGAAGGAAGGAGGACAATGGGCTGTTGGAGCTAATCCATTAACTGGACATAAaa agagtGTCGAAGATCTTGCATGGTCACCAACTGAAACTGGACTTCTTGCTTCATGTTCCGCGGATGGAAGTATCAAACTATGGGATACACGTTCTGCTCCAAAAGATGCCTGCGTCTGTACAGTGCAAAAAGCTCATGAATCCGATGTTAATGTTATTTCGTGGAATCGTCACGAAAACCTCATTGTTTCTGGTGGTGATGACggagagctgaaaatttggtctTTGAAAACAATCCAATTCGGTCAACCAGTGGCACTCTTCAAGTATCACAATTCACCAATCACTTCAGTCGACTGGCATCCACATGAAACAACGACATTTATGGCTTCCGGTGAAGACGATCAGACAACAATTTGGGATATTGCAACTGAAGCAGATGGACAAACGAATATCGAAGGAGTTCCACCACAGCTGATGTTCGTCCATATGGGTCAGAATGAGGTCAAAGAAGTTCACTGGCATCAACAGATTCCTGGATTGGCTATCAACACTTCAATTGATGGATTTAATGTCTTCAAGACTATTAATATTTAA
- the rbm-42 gene encoding RNA-binding protein 42 (Confirmed by transcript evidence), with the protein MANLDDELALFESELAELEQASSNSEEPASSQTHVGYDNATISAGPTTSESSAATSSAQVIQPSLLAAPPFIPIAATIAVSPFINPALGRLPTMPPVPPSIFMPPQLRAAPIMFPPRVLGIPAPATIEGAPALYETPAVNAIPQELLRTQALQSDIDKMNFKKQTDPFKKKIKEQQAKKKFVRSGGGQVWEDPSLAEWDENDFRVFCGDLGNEVSDELLAKAFRKYPSFQKAKVVRESRTNKSKGYGFVSFRDSEDYVRAMREMDGKYVGNRPIKLRKSAWKERNIDVIKQKRKQKKELGIL; encoded by the exons ATGGCCAACTTGGATGATGAACTGGCTTT atttgaaaGCGAGTTAGCCGAACTTGAACAAGCGAGTAGCAATTCGGAGGAGCCAGCAAGCTCTCAAACGCATGTTGGCTACGATAATGCAACAATTTCGGCAGGACCAACTACTTCCGAGTCATCAGCAGCTACTTCTAGTGCTCAAGTTATTCAACCATCACTTTTGGCAGCGCCTCCGTTTATTCCGATAGCTGCCACAATTGCAGTTTCTCCATTTATCAACCCGGCACTTGGGAGGCTTCCAACAATGCCTCCAGTTCCACCTTCAATTTTCATGCCTCCACAATTAAGAGCTGCACCG ATAATGTTCCCTCCTCGAGTACTCGGAATTCCGGCTCCTGCAACTATTGAAGGTGCTCCAGCATTATATGAAACACCTGCAGTAAACGCAATTCCACAAGAACTTCTGCGAACTCAAGCTCTTCAATCAGATATTGATAagatgaatttcaaaaagcaaaCCGATCCATTTAAGAAGAAAATCAAGGAACAACAAGCGAAAAAGAAGTTTGTGAGATCCGGTGGTGGTCAGGTTTGGGAAGATCCATCTCTTGCCGAATGGGatgaaaatgattttcgagttttctgtGGAGATCTGGGAAATGAAGTGTCGGATGAACTTCTTGCAAAGGCTTTTCGAAAATACCCAAGTTTCCAAAAAGCCAAAGTTGTCAGAGAATCACGAACAAATAAGAGTAAAGGATATGGATTCGTTTCATTCAGAGATTCGGAGGATTATGTGAGAGCTATGCGTGAAATGGACGGAAAATATGTTGGAAATCGACCgattaaattgagaaaatcggCATGGAAGGAGCGTAATATTGATGTTATCAAGCAAAAGAGAAAGCAAAAGAAAGAACTTGGAATTTTGTAA